The window TCCTTTGGCAGCGGCTGTCGCCGCCGGCAGCCGCAAGGGATGGCATGGCTTTCTCTGGATGCTGAAGATCCTGGTCCCGATTTCATTCGGCACCGCCTTGCTGGTTTACAGCGGCGTACTTCACCAGCTGGACTTTGTGCTGAAACCCCTGATGGGGGTACTGGGCCTTCCCGCCATGGCCGCCCTGCCGCTGGTGGCCGGACTGCTGACCGGAATTTACGGGGGCATCGCCGCCATTACGGTCCTGCCTTTCACCGCGGCCCAGATGACCCTGATCGCGATTTTCCTTCTGATCTCCCACAACATCGTTCAGGAGGCCATCATCCAGGGGAAATCCGGTCTCCACCCCCTCAAGGCCACCGCCTTCCGGCTGGTGGTCTCCTGCCTGACGGTGGTCCTCGTGTCCCGTTTGGTCGGCGGGGATGCGGTTGTGATCGGGCCCCAGGCCCAAGTCGTGACTGCCTCGGCTTCCTTCATGGAGATGATCGCCGCCTGGTGCCGTGAAACCGCGTGGCTGACGGTTAAAATTTTCCTGATCATCATGCCGCTCATGATCCTGCTGGAGGCCATGAAACGCTTCCACCTGATTCAGTACCTGGTGAAGCTCATGGGGCCCCTGTTGACGGTGATGGGGGTGGACCGCAGGGTCGGGCTGCTGTGGCTGACGGCGGCGATTTTCGGGCTTTCCTATGGGGCGGCGGTGATTGTGGAGGAGGCCCGGGAGGGCCAATTCTCGCCCGAGGAGCTCTCGCGCCTGCAGCTTTCCATCGGAGTCAATCACTCCATGATCGAGGATCCCGCTCTTTTTCTGCCGCTGGGCTTGAGCCCTTTCTGGCTGTGGGTGCCGCGCCTGGTGGCGGCCATCCTGGTGGTTCATCTTTACAATCTATGGCGTTATTTTCTTCGCCACCGCCTGAAGGCCGCCGCGGCCGCCATGGGGTCGCAGCCGCTGTCCAAATAGCATAAACCCCCGGATTAATGAAGGACGATCCCGCTGCGGACGCGGCTTGCGCTATTTGAAGGCGACTTTACAATCCCCCCCGGCTGTGTGATAGAATCCTCCCGTCCAA is drawn from Desulfobacteraceae bacterium and contains these coding sequences:
- a CDS encoding iron transporter, with amino-acid sequence MTPDNIFSPLAAAVAAGSRKGWHGFLWMLKILVPISFGTALLVYSGVLHQLDFVLKPLMGVLGLPAMAALPLVAGLLTGIYGGIAAITVLPFTAAQMTLIAIFLLISHNIVQEAIIQGKSGLHPLKATAFRLVVSCLTVVLVSRLVGGDAVVIGPQAQVVTASASFMEMIAAWCRETAWLTVKIFLIIMPLMILLEAMKRFHLIQYLVKLMGPLLTVMGVDRRVGLLWLTAAIFGLSYGAAVIVEEAREGQFSPEELSRLQLSIGVNHSMIEDPALFLPLGLSPFWLWVPRLVAAILVVHLYNLWRYFLRHRLKAAAAAMGSQPLSK